In the Gossypium raimondii isolate GPD5lz chromosome 9, ASM2569854v1, whole genome shotgun sequence genome, one interval contains:
- the LOC105797466 gene encoding uncharacterized protein LOC105797466, protein MVRQDFERKNADLEKRIEQMEAEKTNLRLDIDVQKLENERLKKEKNKADEKLGSLKTDYKKLRLSIRTAGLGKISEQWRVEIQGEKDKADKWEQRFQEMQRRNEALKKSLSESQKEKGELKDRVIVLERSFTRSLKFYDRVKS, encoded by the coding sequence atggtaagacaagattttgagagGAAGAATGCGGATTTGGAGAAAAGAATAGAGCAAATGGAAGCGGAAAAGACGAACTTGAGATTGGACATAGACGTTCAAAAGCTTGAGAATGAGAggttgaagaaagaaaagaacaaagctGATGAGAAACTGGGCAGTCTaaagacggattataaaaagCTGCGCTTGTCAATAAGAACTGCTGGGCTGGGAAAGATATCAGAACAGTGGCGAGTAGAAATCCAAGGAGAAAAGGACAAGGCCGATAAGTGGGAACAGAGATTTCAAGAGATGCAAAGGCGAAATGAGGCCTTAAagaagagtttgtcagaaagccagaAGGAAAAGGGGgagttaaaggatagggtgattGTATTGGAAAGATCCTTCACAAGATCGTTGAAATTC